The following nucleotide sequence is from Tolumonas lignilytica.
CGTTTAATTACGGGTGACCCATTGCTTGTCCGTGCCGGACGAAAAATGGTTCTAACTCCTTATGCGGAGTCTATTCAGGAGCGGACTCGACTCGCGGTGCGTGATGTATTAGATATTCTGCAACCGAATATCCAACCACTTGATTTAGCCTCACTTGAACGGACTTTTACCATCAGAGCAAACGAAGGATTTGTTGAAACATTTGCCCCTACACTCATCAATCATTTTGCAAAACAAGCGCCAAGAGTTCGTTTACGATTCATGCCAAAACAACAAAAAAGCCCAGAGGCGCTTCGGGAAGGAAAGGTAGATTTAGAAATTGGCGTGATTAAAAATATGGGGCCTGAGATCCGGGTAAAAGCTTTGTTTTATGATCGCTTTGTCAGCGTGGTCAGAAAAGGACATCCGCTTGATCAGTGTAAAGTAGTTTCAACCCAAGAATATTGCCAATTTAGCCATATCATTGCTTCTCGAAGCGGTGATTTTTCAGGACCAGTCGATGAAGAGCTCAAAGCACAATATGTAACACGGCATATCGCAGCTACCGTACCCAGTTTTCCGGCAGCACTTGAGGTAGCCAGAAATTCAGATTTGATCGCTTTAGTGCCAGCTTCATTTTTGCTGAATGAACCATTGAATTCTGACAGCTCTAGTTTGTGGGCATTTGAGCTGCCAGTTCGTACCAAAGATATTACGATTTCGATGATGTGGCACCCCCGCTTGCAATTAGATTCAGCGCATATTTGGTTAAGAGAACAAGTAGACAAAGTTTGTCAGGATGCATTGAAAAATCGTTGGTTTTGAATAAACAGTGCAATCAAAATTAACTGATAATAATTGGCTGTTTAATCTGCTTTGTTATTCTGAATACCTGTAGCCATTCGCATTAATCCATCAAAAGCTCTGTCAGAGAGTATTTTTCGCATGAACAGTAATGGCTTTGCACCAAATCCAACGGCATAGCGAGTTTTTGGGCGTTTGCTGGTTACTGCTTTTGCGATGGTGTCGGCAATCAATTCCGGCGGCGATGTCGGCCCATTCTGTTTTAATGCCGCCTGGTTCAATAACTACGACATGAATACCAAAGGGCTGAAGTTCCAGGCGTAAACAATCACTGATAGCTTCGAGAGCAAATTTTGTTCCGTGATACCAGGCTCCCAGTGGTGTATGCAATTTTCCACCCATGGATGTGATATTGATGATACGGCCAGCACCTTGAGAACGCATAGAGGCCTCATCCGTGACATCCATTGATCTGCCTGTGTCAGTGCACTCATGCGTTCTACTCTTCGGGCAGCCGCATAGACCGTGTAGCCAAGCGATTTTAATTTTAGTGCCATAGCTTCACCAATGCCTGATGATGCTCCTGTTACCAACGCAACTTTCGTATTCATAACGCAACTCCTCAATCTGTACCAATGATGCGAGTCATGTTGAGCCGCATTTCTTGGTATTCAGTTTATGTGGATCATTGCGTTATGACGCTAGCCGTATATGCCAATAGACTTGCAAACGATGACATCTCACCTCAGTTAAACCAGCCAATTTGAGACAACATCTGTGAATTAAGCACCATCGTACCTTGGGTTGAAGGCAGAGTTTTGACTAATGCTTGCGCAACCGATATCGCATGGACAGGTTTGTAGTTGGTGGGAAGAAGCGGTGAGAGCAATTTTGCAATCGGGATCGAAATCTTTTCTCCCAGCCTCAACGGCTGTTTCAGTGCATCTCGGTCTCCTAGCAAAATTGATGGCCGAGCAATGACCAAAGCAGAGAGTGGTAAGGTATTGAGTGCATCTTCCAGTTCACCCTTTACGCGATTGTAGAACACTGTCGAATGCGAGTTTGCACCAGCCGCACTGACCAGCGCTAACCGTGTAGCGCCGGAAGCCACCGCTGCTTTGGCGACAGCAAGATTAGCCTCCAGATCTACCGCCCGAAATGCCTGCTGACTGCCAGCCACCCGTATGGTTGTTCCAAGTGCCAGATACACCTCATCGATGGCAGGTAAAACGGGCAAAGCGCTGAAATTCACAATATGGGTTATGATTTTCGAATGATCAAATGACAGTGGCCTGCGGCTCAATACATGTATTTCAGACACGCCTTCATCCTCGACTAAGGCATTGAGGATTTGAGAACCGACGAGCCCCGTTGCACCTGCAAGCAGCACTCGTCTTGAATTCGCTGAATCAGACATCAGAATCTCCTTAATTGAGATGAATATTGTGCCGCGTATGCTCAGGTGTCTGCCCAGTCCAATCCTGAAAGGCGCGATAAAAAGAGTTGGGATCTTCGAATCCGAGTAGAAAGGCAATTTTGCCACCCGACAACGATGTTTCTTTCAGATAGTGACGCGCTAATTTTTCCCGCGTTTCATTCAATAAAGCCCGAAAATTTTCACCTTCATTTTCCAGGCGGCGCTGCAATGTTCTTTTACTCATAGCAAGGCGGTCTGCGACTTCATCAATCGTTGCAATATTGCTGGGGATTAATTCCAACAACAGCGCCTGTACTCGCTGCGTCGTTGTTGCTGTTGCATCAAGCTCATTCAAACGGCGACGCAAATCAGGTTCGAATACCTGCCACATGCTTTCGTTCACCGTCAGAAAAGGGCGTAAAGCATCAATGGCTGAAAAGCTAATTTGGGGATTCACACCTAGCTGTACGGGTGTCCCAAAAAACTCGGTATAGCGTCGGGCATGAGATTGGTGCTGCATAAGGCGGCAAAAGTTGTTGTGTTATCTTGAGTTAAAAGTATGGTGGAGCCTCATGTTTTCAAATGGCCAAACACGCCAGTTTAAATGCAATCGGCGCCAGTATTTGTAATTGAATCCGCCCTATATACGATGCTAAGGAACGAGTACGTAGACGTTTCTCATTTATGTCATGCATTATTTATATTTGGTTTTTATTTGTCTTACACTTCAATGAGGTAGTTTTCAAAATCCAGCGACAGAACTTCAGCCAGCTCAGTGAGAGTCCAATTCTTTTCAGAATATGCAACTTCATCAAATAAGATGACAAAGGGTTCTTCAGTTGCATCGGGGCAACAAATTAATTTTTGCTCAGTGAGCCAGTGCAGACTACGCGTGATTTCCTGTTGTGAAAACTCATCCAATAAACCTTCGCAGACAAGGTTATCGATACTGACCTGATGTTCCTTTTTGAACCAATGGATAATTGATGAAACACAATTATTAAGTCGCATAAAAACATCCAATGTTACAAACATGCAGCATATGAAGCCTACACCCATAATGGGTGAAAACCAACCGCCTAAATGAGCATTTTCTATCGAATCCCCTTTGATTTGTTTCCCTAATTTGATGTGTTTTTCCTTTTTTTTTATCTATGCTAACAATGTGCTTAAACCAAGTTTTACACCGGTAAAACTGTGACGTTGTATGGGGAAGTATCTATGAAATATTCGACACTCTTGAAAAACACATTGGTCGGATGTGTTTATATCGGCGTATTTGCGTTCGCACCGCTCTCTTTTAATTCTGATGATGGACTTCTCAGCTACCATGCGGTCTATGCGAAAGGTGGCAACGGCGGTGGCAACAGTAACAGTAGTGGAAAATCGAGTGACAGTGCGGGTGTGAGCGCAAAATTGAATGGCAATCCATATGGTTACGCAAATGATGGGCTAGGCTCAACAAGAGGATCATTCGCAAGTGAGTTAGGACGCTTGAATGCTGCCCATGCGTCAGAGAATGCGCTGGCCCATGCGTCTGCAAATTCGGTTGTTGGAGCGTTGGCTCAATATAAAACAGCGGCTCAGACCACTATTCAATTGACTCAAGAATTACAGGCTTATGAAGCGAATATCGCAGATTTAAATCATCTTACGCCTGAACAGCAAGCTACAGTGGATCAATATAACGCTAATATTGAGGCATCAATGCAAAAAGAAGCTGACACTCTGGCGACGGCAGCGAATAAACAAGTGACTGATGAAGTCGTTACTGCAACCAGAAGTTTATTAGATATTCAGGAATAATCGGTGAAGGGCGCATCTATATGAGTTTCTTGCGTGGCAACCCATTTGGCATTTTATTGATTGCACTACTCATGCTGAGTGGATGTGTTACGACGGTGTCAAAAAGCACCTCACAGATCATGACAAAGGCCGAACAAGGTGATGTTCAGGCCCAATATCAACTGGGCTTAAATTACACCAATGGTTTAGGTGTAAGTCAGGATTATACGAAAGGCGCGCAGTGGTTTTTAAAGGCAGCGCAGCAAGGGAAAGCGGACGCTCAGTTTATGACAGGTGCTGCCTATGCTGCGGGACGTGGGGTTCCTCGTGACGAAAGGATGGCCTATGAATGGTTTGATAAAGCTGCGAACCAAGGCCACCCTGCTGCGTTGTATCAAAAAGCAGATGCCTTAGCCAATGGCCGAGGTGTGGCGAAAGATGTTGCAGCCAGCCGAAAGTTCTATGAAAAGGCTGCGCGATTAGGGCACCTGGAGTCTAAATATTCTCTCGGTGTCTTGTTGCTAACCGGACGTGGCGGAAAATCAGATAAAATCATGGGGAATGCATGGATTCTGGCTGCCGCGAACAAAGGGCACAAGGAAGCTCTAACGTTATTTGAGACGACCAGCAAAAAGTTGTCGTCAAAACAATTAAGCAAAGTGAAAACGCTAGCGAAGAAGTTATAAACCACTTTGCATGGATCTGATTATGGCAGGAAGCCCGATCTATAGGCCGGGCTTCCTGATTTTACTCCATCGTCTGAAAGTCAGGCTCTAAGAGGAGATGAAATCCAAGCGGTGAAAAACCTTCCTTAAGACGTCTTATTATATGCATGTCAGGGAACTCCACGCTTGGCTATGTTTAAAAATCAGTAAGTAATAGGAGCTATATTTTCTGTATTTATTGTTCCCAGGTGTTGAGCTATTTCTGTGATTTTATTTAACAAAATATTGGCTTCATCTAAATCAAAGTCAGTGCGGAGACGTTTTTTCACCCCGAAAGAGTTCAATAAAATATGTTGTGTTGGCTTTATATCATGCATAGCTAGACAATTTTTAACACATTCTAGGGGGCAGCCATCAAGTGCAATAATTGGTCGTCCAGAGCAGGCGGTGCGAACCAACTGCTTCACGTTCCCGCCAACTCCGGCAATGCATGACATTTCCGCATCGCCTTGTCTATCTAGTTGAATAGCTAAATAGTTAGCCATTTGTGCGGCACTTGAACAACCCGAACATGAATATACTAATGGTAAAACTTGATTATGCTTGCTCATATATGGCCTCTTCAGTGACGAAAAATAGCCTTAAATATTTAATTACTACTATTTACTCTTTTCATATCTAAATATTAAAAATAGTATTTGGTAAGTGGATGTAGCTAATTCAATACATGTGTAAAGAAACGCTAATCAACTACCAATGGTATACATATATGATTATGGTTTTTGAAGTAAATAATATTTAAAGCTGGCGCTTAAACTAATTATCAAACCGGAAGTTCCTTCCTATGCTTTTTGTAATTCCATGATAACTTCTGAAATTATTAATCAATGGTTTCCACACATTAGCATCAAGAATATCACCATTTTTGAGAAGAGACTCCTCCGCATGAATATAGCTTGCTTTTAATTCCACAATGGCGTGTTTATCTCGTTTAATAATATTTTCTACCAAACATTCAACTTGAATAGCGCATTCCTGAATACGGAGTGGTCGAACTGTCAGGGATTGTTGTGCGGTGAATTCACCGGAAAGAAACTTGTCTTCGCAATAACTAAAACCTGAATTCAATTTTTCCGGCGGAACGGGTTGCTTACCCGTATATTTGGCAATCGATTCAATTTTGTCCGCAAGGTTTTCTGATGCTATGTTAAGCACTACTTCTGGACAGAATTCAATATTTTCAACCGCTTTTATATTTAAGCTAAGTCCAATTACGATGTTATTCGATAGCGCCCAACTTGATGAAATAGGCGTGATGTTAGTTGAACCTGCTTCATCTATAGTATTCAATAGAATTACAGTATTTCCCCAGTAAAGCGATTTAGGGTGAATTTGCTTATGCATCGATAACTCCTGTGTTATGGGCGACATAATACATAATGTATCACATTGTGATATAATTAATGTAAGGTTCTTCTGTAAAAATTTCAACCAAAGAGTGTGTAATGCTGACAAAAAAACAATTTGAGGCTCTCTCTGAATTCCGTTATCAATTGAAGCGTTTTCTTCACTTTAGTGAAACTGCCGCAAAGGAGCAGGGATTAACACCTTTACAATATTTGTTACTCTTGCATATTCGGGGATATCCAGGACGTAACTGGGCTACAGTAGGAGAACTTGCTGAAAGGCTTCAAATGAACCACAACGCAACAGTTGCTTTACTTACACGATGTGAAGAATTAGGGCTGGTAGATCGTATAAAAAATGAACATGACCGACGTAAAGTTGAAATACATTTAACTGTTAAAGGTGATTCATACTTACAAAAATTAGCTCAACAGCATAAAACAGAGTTGCAATCGCTTCAGAAAACGTTTCAGGTGGCGCAGATAACGGCATTTAATGAGGATCAAGAGTCAACGATTTAACATGATCTTGGCCTGAATGAAGCACTCATTTTTCTGGTTCTATCCAGGTTGATTTGAAATCAAACCAGCCTAATGGTGTCATTCCGCCAGTTTGTCATCCACGACTCCAATAACGAAAGATCGCCACCGTACTCCTGTTGATGTCATAAGGGTTTGCTGAGCTTTCATTTAGTTACGGTGTAGCTAAAAAGAGAATTACTGTAAAAGGTAATTCTCTTTTGTTTTGATAAAATGGTCAGCCAGCTAATCATCAAGCTTTGAAAGCCATCAATACAGGAAAACACACATGGAATTATTTGTCTTCGCACTGGGTGGTAACGCCGGAAAATCAAATATCGAAGTGCATGATATTCAGTTTGTGATCGCAGAAAACCCGGAAGAGGCATGGCCAACACTTCGGAAAAACTGGTTTGGGGATCAGGATAAAATTCACATTGATGGATATGGCCGCTTGCGTTGGGTCAATGGCTATAACGTGTCTGTATCCAAAACACCACCGAAGTCGCAGTCTCCGAAACTCTTTTTCGTCAATGTCGGGGCGTATAGCAAAACAGAATTGATGGAATTACATGCGTTCGATTTTTATGTTGCGGAAAATGCGGCTGAAGCCAAACAACAGGCACTCGCAGTATTGCTGACCGATAAAGATCAGCAGCATAAAGACAACCTAAAGGATGTGGATGGCTGCAAATTGCTCAGTCAGATAGGTGAATATTACCTGCATCTGGAACCGCAGACTGACGGCATCCCTTTCACCCCGGAATGGCAAGGTTATCAGCCTATCGGCGTATAATCAGAATCCCATATTTTTCGCATCGAACATAGTAATCCTATCGAGGGCTTTAACAAACGATCACAAAGTTGTAACAAAACGGTCAAAACTATGAACTAGCGTATTCGAATTCCAACATTACTGGGTTCATATATGCGCGTTTTTAAATCATCCTCTCTAGCATTACTGGTTCTGGGTTCGTTATGCGCGAATGCGCAAGCAGCGGTGGAAATTCAATGGTGGCACGCCATGACGGGCCCGCTGAATGACAAAGTGAATCAGTTGGCGAACGAATTCAACGCTTCGCAAACCGATTACAAAATTGTTCCTGTCTTCAAAGGTGAGTATGACGAAACCCTGTCCGCGGGCATCGCTGCGTTTCGTGCTGGTAATGCACCAGCGATTCTTCAGGTATATGAAGTGGGTACGGCAACCATGATGCATGCCAAGGGGGCGATCAAGCCGGTTGCCGAATTGATGAAAGAAGAGGGTGAGCCCTTTAATGCCGCTTCTTACATTCCGGCAGTGGCGGGTTATTACACCGCCTCAAATGGCGACATGATGTCATTCCCGTTTAACAGCTCCACCACGGTGATGTATTACAACAAAGACGCCTTCAAAAAAGCGGGTTTGGATGCGGAAAAACCGCCTGTAACCTGGCCG
It contains:
- a CDS encoding LysR family transcriptional regulator codes for the protein MTIPDMNLLTALDVLLAEKSVAGAAYQLGLSASATSRTLTRLRLITGDPLLVRAGRKMVLTPYAESIQERTRLAVRDVLDILQPNIQPLDLASLERTFTIRANEGFVETFAPTLINHFAKQAPRVRLRFMPKQQKSPEALREGKVDLEIGVIKNMGPEIRVKALFYDRFVSVVRKGHPLDQCKVVSTQEYCQFSHIIASRSGDFSGPVDEELKAQYVTRHIAATVPSFPAALEVARNSDLIALVPASFLLNEPLNSDSSSLWAFELPVRTKDITISMMWHPRLQLDSAHIWLREQVDKVCQDALKNRWF
- a CDS encoding SDR family NAD(P)-dependent oxidoreductase gives rise to the protein MRSQGAGRIINITSMGGKLHTPLGAWYHGTKFALEAISDCLRLELQPFGIHVVVIEPGGIKTEWADIAAGIDCRHHRKSSNQQTPKNSLCRWIWCKAITVHAKNTL
- a CDS encoding NAD-dependent epimerase/dehydratase family protein; this translates as MSDSANSRRVLLAGATGLVGSQILNALVEDEGVSEIHVLSRRPLSFDHSKIITHIVNFSALPVLPAIDEVYLALGTTIRVAGSQQAFRAVDLEANLAVAKAAVASGATRLALVSAAGANSHSTVFYNRVKGELEDALNTLPLSALVIARPSILLGDRDALKQPLRLGEKISIPIAKLLSPLLPTNYKPVHAISVAQALVKTLPSTQGTMVLNSQMLSQIGWFN
- a CDS encoding helix-turn-helix transcriptional regulator; this encodes MQHQSHARRYTEFFGTPVQLGVNPQISFSAIDALRPFLTVNESMWQVFEPDLRRRLNELDATATTTQRVQALLLELIPSNIATIDEVADRLAMSKRTLQRRLENEGENFRALLNETREKLARHYLKETSLSGGKIAFLLGFEDPNSFYRAFQDWTGQTPEHTRHNIHLN
- a CDS encoding tetratricopeptide repeat protein; amino-acid sequence: MSFLRGNPFGILLIALLMLSGCVTTVSKSTSQIMTKAEQGDVQAQYQLGLNYTNGLGVSQDYTKGAQWFLKAAQQGKADAQFMTGAAYAAGRGVPRDERMAYEWFDKAANQGHPAALYQKADALANGRGVAKDVAASRKFYEKAARLGHLESKYSLGVLLLTGRGGKSDKIMGNAWILAAANKGHKEALTLFETTSKKLSSKQLSKVKTLAKKL
- a CDS encoding putative zinc-binding protein; the protein is MSKHNQVLPLVYSCSGCSSAAQMANYLAIQLDRQGDAEMSCIAGVGGNVKQLVRTACSGRPIIALDGCPLECVKNCLAMHDIKPTQHILLNSFGVKKRLRTDFDLDEANILLNKITEIAQHLGTINTENIAPITY
- a CDS encoding flavin reductase family protein, giving the protein MHKQIHPKSLYWGNTVILLNTIDEAGSTNITPISSSWALSNNIVIGLSLNIKAVENIEFCPEVVLNIASENLADKIESIAKYTGKQPVPPEKLNSGFSYCEDKFLSGEFTAQQSLTVRPLRIQECAIQVECLVENIIKRDKHAIVELKASYIHAEESLLKNGDILDANVWKPLINNFRSYHGITKSIGRNFRFDN
- a CDS encoding MarR family winged helix-turn-helix transcriptional regulator → MLTKKQFEALSEFRYQLKRFLHFSETAAKEQGLTPLQYLLLLHIRGYPGRNWATVGELAERLQMNHNATVALLTRCEELGLVDRIKNEHDRRKVEIHLTVKGDSYLQKLAQQHKTELQSLQKTFQVAQITAFNEDQESTI
- a CDS encoding DUF1543 domain-containing protein, which gives rise to MELFVFALGGNAGKSNIEVHDIQFVIAENPEEAWPTLRKNWFGDQDKIHIDGYGRLRWVNGYNVSVSKTPPKSQSPKLFFVNVGAYSKTELMELHAFDFYVAENAAEAKQQALAVLLTDKDQQHKDNLKDVDGCKLLSQIGEYYLHLEPQTDGIPFTPEWQGYQPIGV